The nucleotide sequence ATAGGCCATGCGGGCGGCCTCTTCGTGATTGTAGATGGCGAAGAGCCCGCAATACTCCTTCTTGCTCATGGCCGTCCTCCGGGACCGGGGCCTTAGGCTCCGTAGTATTCCTGCAGGCTCTTGACCGCCATGCCCGACTCGCGCAACGCCTGGATGGCCAAGGCCATGGCCCAGGCGCCCGAGATGGTCGTGGTGTAGGGCACGCCGTACAACAAAGTGGTCTGCCGCAGATCGCGCGAATCGTGGATGGTCTTCTTGCCGCTGGCGGTGTTGATGACCAAATCGATGCGCCGGTTCTTGATCATGTCGCAAATGTTGGGCCGTCCCTCGTAGACCTTGAGCACGGTTTCGCTCTCGATGCCGTGCTCGGCCAAAAAGGCCGCGGTGCCGCTGGTGGCGACCACGTTGAAGCCCATCTGCCGGAAAAGCTGCACGGTCTTAAGCATCATGGGCTTGTCACGGTCGTTGACCGAGACGAAGACCGTGCCTTCGGTGGGCAGCTTCTGCCCCGCTGCGTACTGCGACTTCATGAAGGCCAGCCCGAAGTTCGTGTCGATGCCCATGACCTCGCCGGTGGAGCGCATCTCGGGTCCGAGCAGCACGTCCACGCCGGGGAAACGGTTGAAGGGGAAGACCGATTCCTTGACCGCGATATGGCTGCCCTTGCGCATGGACCAGGGGTCGATGTCGGCCAGCTTTTCGCCCATCATGACCCGCGTGGCCAGCTTGGCCAGCGGCACGCCAGTGGCCTTGGAAACGAAGGGCGATGTGCGCGAGGCGCGGGGGTTGACTTCGAGGATGTAGACGTCGCCGTCCTTGATGGCGAACTGGATGTTCATCAGGCCCACGACGCCGAGTTCCGAGGCCAAGGCCACGGTCTGGCGGTCGATCTCGGCCTGGATTTCGGCGGAGATGGTGTGCGGCGGGATGACGCAGGCCGAATCGCCGGAGTGGATGCCCGCCTCCTCGATGTGCTCCATGATGCCCGCGACGTATGTCGTCTCGCCGTCCGAAAGGGCGTCCACGTCCACCTCGATGGCGTTCTGCAGAAACTTGTCCACCAGGATGGGGTGCTCGGGCGAGGCGACCACGGCCTCGCGGAAGTAGTTTTCGAGCTCGGCGTCGTCGTAGACGATCTCCATGGCCCGGCCGCCCAGCACGTAAGAGGGACGGACGACCACGGGATAGCCGATGTTCCCGGCGATGAGCTTGGCTTCCTCGAAGGACTTGGCCAAGCCGTTGGCGGGTTGCCTGAGTCCGAGTTTTTCGAGCAGGGCCTTGAAGCGCTCGCGGTCCTCGGCGCGATCGATGGCGTCGGGCGAAGTGCCTAGGATGGGCACGCCCGCGCGCATCAGGGGCACGGCGAGATTCAACGGCGTCTGGCCGCCGAACTGGACGATCACTCCCTCGGGCTTCTCGAACTCGATGATGTTCAGCACGTCCTCGAAGGTCAGCGGCTCGAAGTAGAGGCGGTCCGAGGTGTCGTAGTCCGTGGAGACGGTCTCGGGGTTGGAGTTGACCATGATGGACCTAAAGCCCAATTCGCGCAGGGCGAAGGAGGAGTGGCAGCAGCAGTAGTCGAACTCGATGCCCTGGCCGATGCGGTTGGGCCCGCCGCCCAGGATGACGACCTTGCGGCCCTCGCCGGGCGAGGTCTCGCGGCCGGGCTCGTAGGTGGAATAGTAGTAGGGGGTGTAGGCCTCGAACTCCGCGGCGCAGGTGTCCACCAGGTAGTAGGTCGGCTCGACGCCCAGGCCCTTGCGCAGCCGCCTGAGGTCATGCATGGACCATTTCCAGATCGTGGCCAGCTGACGGTCGGAGAAACCCATCTCCTTGGCCGCGCGCAGCATGGGCGCGAGCTTGGGGTTGTCCGGGGAGATGGATTCGGTCAGGCCGAAGGCGCGCAGCGCGTCCTCCATTTCCACGATCTCGCGGATCTGGCGCAGGAACCAGGGATCGATGGCCGTGGCCGCGAAAATATCCTCGTTGCTCATGCCGCAACGCATGGCTTGGCGCACGGCGAAGAGCCGCCGCGAGTTGGGCGTGCGCAGCGAGGTCAAAATGGCCTCGCGGTCGCAATCGGGCTCGCCGAAATCCTTGCCCAGGCCCGGCACGCCGATCTCCAGGCCGCGCAGGCCCTTTTGCAGCGCCTCCTTGAAGGTCCGGCCGATGGCCATGGTCTCGCCCACGCTCTTCATGGCCGTGGTCAGGGAGTCCTTGGAACCGGGGAACTTCTCGAAGGTGAAGCGCGGAATTTTGATCACGCAGTAGTCGATGGTCGGCTCGAAGGAGGCCATGGTCTCGCGCGTGATGTCGTTGGGGATCTCGTCCAGGGTATAGCCCACGGCGAGCTTGGCCGCGATCTTGGCGATGGGGAATCCCGTGGCCTTGGAGGCCAGGGCCGAGGAACGCGAGACGCGGGGGTTCATCTCGATGACCACCATCTCGCCGTTCTCGGGATTGACCGCGAACTGCACGTTCGAGCCGCCCGTGTCCACGCCGATCTCGTTCATGATGGCGATGGCCGCGTCGCGCATCTTCTGGTACTCGACGTCGGTCAGGGTCTGGGCCGGGGCCACGGTCACGGAGTCGCCCGTGTGCACGCCCATGGGGTCGATGTTCTCGATGGAGCAGATGATCACGCAGTTGCCCGCGCAGTCGCGCATGACCTCAAGCTCAAATTCCTTCCAACCGAGCACGGAGCGTTCGAGCATGACCTCGCGCTTCATGGAGGCGTCCAGGCCGCGCCCGGCGATCTCTTCGAGATCCTCCATGTTGTAGGCCACGCCGCCTCCCGTGCCGCCCAGAGTGTAGGCGGGGCGGATGATGATCGGGAAGTCGATCTCCTGGCCCAGACGGCGCACATCCTCCATGTTCCTGGCGATGCCCGATTGCGGCACGGCCAGGCCGATCTTCTGCATGGCCTCGCGAAACTCCTCGCGCGATTCGGCCTTGCGGATGGCAACCTGCGAGGCGCCGATGAGTTCCACGCCGAGCCGCTCAAGCGCCCCGGATTCGGCCACGGCCAGGGCCGTGTTCAGGCCGGTCTGCCCGCCCAGGGTGGGCAAAAGCGCGTCGGGCCGCTCCTTCTCCAGGATCTTGATCACTGCCTCGGGCGTGATGGGCTCGATGTAGGTCTTGTCCGCCAACTCCGGGTCGGTCATGATCGTGGCCGGGTTGGAGTTGACGAGCACGACCTCGTAGCCCTCTTCCTTGAGGGCCTTGATCGCCTGGGTGCCGGAGTAGTCGAACTCGCAGGCCTGACCGATGACGATGGGGCCGGAGCCGATGAGCATGATTTTCTTGATGTCGGTGCGTTTGGGCATGTTTGGCAGGAGTTGAGGTTTGAGGCGCTTGGGCCGGAAATGTGCTGGAAGCGGTGTATGCCATAGAGCCTTACACCGCAAGGCTTTTTGCAGCCCCCCGCGAGGCATGGGGAGACTAGCGCAAAGCCCGCCGAGAAGCAAGGCGGGGGCGCGCTCCCGATCCCGCACCAACCCGCCCCGGAAGGCACGCCGGGCGCTGTTTCGCGGGGTGATTGACACTCCGAGCGGTCGGCCCTAATGAGGCCACACCCCGCTTTCCGGCGGGGATTCGTCTTTCCATCGGAGTCCGGCCGTGCCCGTGCTTCTCAAGACCGTCATCCTGCTCACGCTGTCCAACGTCTTCATGACCTTCGCCTGGTACGCGCACCTGAAGAACCTGGCGGCCAAGCCGTGGTACGTTGCGGCCCTCGTCTCGTGGGGCATCGCCCTGTTCGAGTACCTGCTCCAGGTGCCCGCCAACCGCATCGGCTACACCCAACTCAGCCTGCCGCAACTGAAGATCATGCAGGAGGTCATCACCCTGGCGGTCTTCGCGCCCTTCTCCATCTGGTACATGGGCCAGCCCTTCAAGCTCGACTTCGTCTGGGCGGGCCTTTGCCTGTGCGGGGCGGTCTACTTCATCTTCCGGAATTAGAAATGGCGAAAGACGTCTGTTCAGATACAGGTCTGCGCCTTTCCCCCAACCAACCTGCCAAGCGGTAATCAGGAACAGCAGGCGTCCGGGGCCACGACCCGGCGCAGAAGCGGCACGCGCGAGAGCCAGCCGTAGAGGATGGCCTGGGCGCAGCCCACGCCCGGCCGGACCGTGATGGCCCCGGACGGACAGTTCAAGGCGCAGGCCCCGCACTCCATGCAGCCGCCGTGGTCCACGAGCTCGGCCTTGTCTCCACGCAGCGCGAAGACCTCGTGCGGGCAGACCGTGGGGCACGCGCCGCAGCCGATGCACTTCTCCCGGTCGTAGTCCAGGGTGACGATGTTCTCCAGGTGCCTGAAATCCCTCATCACGAACCTCCAGCAGCCGGGCCGCCGAACCAGGACCAGCCCAGCCACAACATGACGGCCAGAAACGCCAGCAGCCCCTGCGCGGGCATGTAGCGCCGCATCTCGCGATCCACGCCGGAGAGCGAGGTGAACGGCGTGGAGCCGGTGTAGTGCATGGCGAACCAGGAAGAGAACGCGGCGCAGATCGACAGCGCGGCCAGCCCCTCGGGTACGGAGCGCGCCAGAAGCACGGCCAGCGGCAGCCCAACGGCCGCGCCCGCGAGCAGCCCCTTGGCCGCAAAGGCGCGGCCGGGCAACAGACGCAAGAGCGCGGGCGTGACGAACGTGCCCCCGACGAACCCCGCCAGGGTCATGGCGAAGGCCCCAAGGCCCACCGCAAGCAGGCCCATGACCGAAAAACCGCCCTTCCAGGCCGGCCCGAGCGCGGCCAGCACAAGGCAGAGCGCCAGGGTCCAGGCCATGAACTTGCGCGCGGCGTGCATCTCCACCAGGGCCACGGTCAGCCTCTCGCCGAGCGGAAACTCGGCCCGCCGCATAGACGGCTCGGCCGTGAACCCGGCCCCCAGAAAGGCAGGCAGATCGCGCGAGCGCACCGGGCCGAACACGGCGCCGAAACCGCACAGCCCACGCAGTTTGCGGGCGGCCACGCCGGGCGCGGCAAGCTGGGGCAAGACGAGCCTGCGGTGCTCCACGATCCGTTCGAGCCCCGTGGCGCGGACCCGCGCGGCCACCTCTGCGGTGGAGAAGCTGCGCTTGCCCGCCGCGCACCAGACGTTGATCCCGTAGGTCTCGATGACCAGAAGCCAGCAACTGTGCCCGGCCAGGTCACGGCGAAGGATATCGAAGGTCAGCTTGTAGTTGCAGGTCACGATGACCGGGCTTTGTGCGTCCGGCTCACCCAGGGCGTAGAGCCCCGGCGCGATGCGGTAGCTGTCGCGGCCGATGCCCATGCGCACGGCCAGCGCGCCCAGGCGGTCCGACGCGGCCCAGTCAAACCGCACCCTCGGCACGAGCCCGGCGGGCGTTTGCAGCCAGCCACTCACGAAATCCCAGGACCTGAGCCCCGGCCGCTCTCCTGCCGCCTCCGGCGGCAGTTCGTTCCTGGGGCCTCAGCACGGCGCGTCGTCGGCAGGCGCACCCTGCGC is from Alkalidesulfovibrio alkalitolerans DSM 16529 and encodes:
- the carB gene encoding carbamoyl-phosphate synthase large subunit, whose protein sequence is MPKRTDIKKIMLIGSGPIVIGQACEFDYSGTQAIKALKEEGYEVVLVNSNPATIMTDPELADKTYIEPITPEAVIKILEKERPDALLPTLGGQTGLNTALAVAESGALERLGVELIGASQVAIRKAESREEFREAMQKIGLAVPQSGIARNMEDVRRLGQEIDFPIIIRPAYTLGGTGGGVAYNMEDLEEIAGRGLDASMKREVMLERSVLGWKEFELEVMRDCAGNCVIICSIENIDPMGVHTGDSVTVAPAQTLTDVEYQKMRDAAIAIMNEIGVDTGGSNVQFAVNPENGEMVVIEMNPRVSRSSALASKATGFPIAKIAAKLAVGYTLDEIPNDITRETMASFEPTIDYCVIKIPRFTFEKFPGSKDSLTTAMKSVGETMAIGRTFKEALQKGLRGLEIGVPGLGKDFGEPDCDREAILTSLRTPNSRRLFAVRQAMRCGMSNEDIFAATAIDPWFLRQIREIVEMEDALRAFGLTESISPDNPKLAPMLRAAKEMGFSDRQLATIWKWSMHDLRRLRKGLGVEPTYYLVDTCAAEFEAYTPYYYSTYEPGRETSPGEGRKVVILGGGPNRIGQGIEFDYCCCHSSFALRELGFRSIMVNSNPETVSTDYDTSDRLYFEPLTFEDVLNIIEFEKPEGVIVQFGGQTPLNLAVPLMRAGVPILGTSPDAIDRAEDRERFKALLEKLGLRQPANGLAKSFEEAKLIAGNIGYPVVVRPSYVLGGRAMEIVYDDAELENYFREAVVASPEHPILVDKFLQNAIEVDVDALSDGETTYVAGIMEHIEEAGIHSGDSACVIPPHTISAEIQAEIDRQTVALASELGVVGLMNIQFAIKDGDVYILEVNPRASRTSPFVSKATGVPLAKLATRVMMGEKLADIDPWSMRKGSHIAVKESVFPFNRFPGVDVLLGPEMRSTGEVMGIDTNFGLAFMKSQYAAGQKLPTEGTVFVSVNDRDKPMMLKTVQLFRQMGFNVVATSGTAAFLAEHGIESETVLKVYEGRPNICDMIKNRRIDLVINTASGKKTIHDSRDLRQTTLLYGVPYTTTISGAWAMALAIQALRESGMAVKSLQEYYGA
- a CDS encoding DMT family protein, translating into MPVLLKTVILLTLSNVFMTFAWYAHLKNLAAKPWYVAALVSWGIALFEYLLQVPANRIGYTQLSLPQLKIMQEVITLAVFAPFSIWYMGQPFKLDFVWAGLCLCGAVYFIFRN
- the hgcB gene encoding mercury methylation ferredoxin HgcB, which encodes MRDFRHLENIVTLDYDREKCIGCGACPTVCPHEVFALRGDKAELVDHGGCMECGACALNCPSGAITVRPGVGCAQAILYGWLSRVPLLRRVVAPDACCS
- the hgcA gene encoding mercury methylation corrinoid protein HgcA translates to MVSPAALTAKDFAAFTTNISCGTNGSPCGAGDVIAQGAPADDAPCUGPRNELPPEAAGERPGLRSWDFVSGWLQTPAGLVPRVRFDWAASDRLGALAVRMGIGRDSYRIAPGLYALGEPDAQSPVIVTCNYKLTFDILRRDLAGHSCWLLVIETYGINVWCAAGKRSFSTAEVAARVRATGLERIVEHRRLVLPQLAAPGVAARKLRGLCGFGAVFGPVRSRDLPAFLGAGFTAEPSMRRAEFPLGERLTVALVEMHAARKFMAWTLALCLVLAALGPAWKGGFSVMGLLAVGLGAFAMTLAGFVGGTFVTPALLRLLPGRAFAAKGLLAGAAVGLPLAVLLARSVPEGLAALSICAAFSSWFAMHYTGSTPFTSLSGVDREMRRYMPAQGLLAFLAVMLWLGWSWFGGPAAGGS